From the genome of Pseudomonas sp. AB6, one region includes:
- a CDS encoding pirin family protein, with protein MTQFRTVLAIHTGQPTSDGAGVKLTRVFGGQSAELFDPFLMLDEFGSDTPDDYIAGFPSHPHRGFETVTYMIEGRMRHEDHMGNVGLLQGGGVQWMTAARGIIHSEMPEQEEGTMRGFQLWVNLPGKTKLGPASYQDVQPENVPKLTTEAGVNVTVMAGIFDDGQVQQTGAVQRPDTEPFYFDLHLPAGSRVSPRIPQGHRVFLYVYEGTVELAGQPQAMVAGQMARLSEEGDVQLHSASGAKVLLIAGKPLREPIVQYGPFVMNTREEIEQALRDFRDDKLTD; from the coding sequence ATGACTCAATTTCGCACAGTGTTGGCGATCCATACCGGCCAGCCGACTTCCGACGGTGCTGGCGTAAAGTTGACCCGCGTGTTTGGCGGGCAGAGCGCCGAATTGTTTGATCCGTTCTTGATGCTGGATGAGTTCGGCTCGGACACGCCTGACGATTACATCGCCGGCTTCCCGTCGCACCCGCACCGTGGCTTTGAAACCGTGACCTATATGATCGAAGGCCGCATGCGGCACGAAGATCACATGGGCAACGTCGGGCTGCTGCAAGGCGGCGGTGTGCAGTGGATGACCGCGGCGCGCGGGATTATCCACAGCGAGATGCCGGAACAGGAAGAAGGCACGATGCGCGGCTTTCAGCTATGGGTAAATTTGCCTGGCAAAACCAAGCTTGGCCCTGCGAGCTATCAGGACGTACAGCCAGAAAATGTGCCCAAGCTGACCACTGAAGCCGGCGTAAACGTAACGGTGATGGCGGGTATCTTTGACGACGGCCAAGTACAGCAGACCGGTGCCGTACAGCGGCCGGACACTGAGCCGTTTTATTTCGACTTGCACCTGCCCGCCGGTTCCCGCGTCAGCCCGCGCATCCCGCAGGGCCACCGGGTGTTTTTATACGTGTACGAAGGCACCGTTGAGTTGGCAGGTCAGCCGCAAGCGATGGTGGCTGGTCAGATGGCCAGATTGTCCGAAGAAGGTGATGTGCAGCTGCACAGCGCGTCGGGGGCCAAGGTGTTGCTGATTGCCGGTAAGCCACTGCGTGAGCCTATCGTGCAGTACGGGCCGTTTGTGATGAACACCCGGGAAGAGATCGAACAAGCCCTGCGGGATTTTCGTGATGACAAATTGACTGATTGA
- a CDS encoding patatin-like phospholipase family protein, producing MPIRAAEHTSPNPAELAGGVAINSASEPITGLILSGGGARAAYQVGVLAGISELMPAGTPNPFPVIVGTSAGAINAVKLASGAAHFCSAVHQLVDFWQGFRSHQVLRSDWAGVIRQATRFVGHSLLGVGSQVPVALLNSSPLRELLNARLDLEGIDRAIVAKHLRAVAVTAFGYESGQAVTFYQGKGTIDSWLRHRRIGLPTQLTVDHLLASSAIPLLFAPVKIDQEFFGDGAVRQSAPISPALHLGANRVLVVGVSGNPRGIETNSSIQRVKVGTQPTLAQIGGHMLNSTFIDSLESDIELLERLNMLSHLLPGGQPIRTLGLAPVEVLVISPSQPIDEIAARHRHELPPALRTFLRGPGATKTSGAGVLSYLLFEAGYCSELIELGRRDALAQSDQLKQFLRLG from the coding sequence ATGCCGATCCGCGCCGCAGAACACACTAGCCCCAACCCCGCTGAGTTGGCCGGTGGGGTCGCTATCAATAGCGCATCCGAGCCCATCACCGGGCTCATTCTATCGGGTGGCGGCGCACGTGCGGCCTATCAGGTTGGCGTCCTTGCTGGGATCTCCGAACTGATGCCTGCGGGTACGCCCAATCCCTTTCCGGTGATCGTGGGAACATCGGCAGGCGCAATTAACGCAGTCAAGCTGGCAAGCGGCGCGGCGCATTTTTGTTCAGCGGTTCATCAGTTGGTCGATTTTTGGCAAGGCTTTCGCAGCCATCAAGTGTTGCGCAGTGATTGGGCGGGTGTGATTCGACAGGCGACTCGCTTCGTCGGCCACAGTTTGTTAGGTGTGGGCTCGCAAGTCCCGGTGGCGTTGCTAAACAGTTCACCGCTGCGTGAGCTGCTAAACGCGCGTTTGGACCTGGAGGGTATTGATCGCGCCATTGTAGCCAAGCATCTGCGCGCAGTGGCAGTGACGGCCTTCGGTTACGAGTCGGGGCAGGCGGTGACGTTTTATCAGGGCAAAGGCACTATCGATTCGTGGCTGCGTCATCGCCGGATCGGCTTGCCCACCCAGTTAACGGTGGATCACCTGCTCGCCAGTTCAGCGATTCCTCTGCTGTTCGCCCCGGTCAAAATCGATCAGGAGTTTTTTGGCGACGGCGCGGTGCGGCAATCAGCGCCAATCAGTCCGGCGCTGCACTTAGGGGCGAACCGAGTATTGGTGGTAGGGGTCAGCGGTAACCCGCGCGGTATTGAAACCAATAGCTCGATACAACGAGTGAAGGTCGGCACGCAACCGACCCTCGCGCAGATCGGCGGACACATGCTCAACAGTACGTTTATCGATAGCCTCGAAAGCGATATAGAGTTGCTGGAAAGGCTAAATATGCTGAGCCATCTGCTGCCGGGGGGGCAACCAATACGTACGTTGGGCTTGGCGCCGGTGGAGGTGTTGGTGATTTCGCCGAGTCAGCCTATTGATGAAATCGCCGCCCGTCATCGCCATGAGCTGCCCCCTGCGCTGCGCACGTTCCTGCGTGGGCCGGGGGCGACTAAAACCAGTGGTGCCGGGGTGCTGAGTTATTTGCTATTCGAGGCGGGATATTGCAGCGAACTGATTGAACTGGGTCGCCGTGATGCCTTGGCCCAAAGCGATCAACTGAAGCAGTTTTTGCGGTTGGGGTGA
- a CDS encoding lipid A biosynthesis lauroyl acyltransferase has translation MDRPRFRAHFLHPRFWPLWAGLGLLWLVVQLPFGVLVAMGRALGLVMYRFADDRRRIAGRNLELCFPHLSSDERKQLLKENFASTGVAFFEMAMSWWWSPARLAKLSQVEGLQHLKQAQLDGKGVILMALHFTTLEIGAALLGQKHTIDGMYREHDNPLFDYIQRRGRERHNLDSLAVEREDVRGMFKVLRAGRAIWYAPDQDYGAKQSVFVPFFGIAAATVTATSKFAKLGRAIVIPFTQQRLDDGSGYRLVIHPPLSDFPGESDEVDCLRINQFVERAVLECPAQYLWAHRRFKSRPPGEPKLYKRRDLQKKG, from the coding sequence ATGGACCGCCCGCGATTTCGAGCTCATTTTCTTCATCCACGCTTCTGGCCGCTCTGGGCAGGCCTGGGCCTGCTCTGGCTGGTCGTTCAGTTACCTTTTGGGGTGCTTGTGGCGATGGGCCGGGCTCTGGGTCTGGTGATGTACCGGTTCGCTGATGACCGTCGGCGCATTGCCGGGCGAAACCTGGAATTGTGCTTTCCACACCTTTCATCCGACGAACGTAAACAGTTATTGAAGGAAAACTTTGCCTCCACCGGCGTCGCTTTTTTTGAAATGGCCATGAGCTGGTGGTGGTCCCCTGCACGGTTGGCCAAGTTATCCCAGGTCGAAGGTTTGCAGCACCTGAAGCAAGCGCAACTGGACGGCAAGGGCGTGATCCTCATGGCGCTGCACTTCACCACGCTGGAAATCGGCGCAGCGTTGTTGGGCCAGAAGCACACCATTGATGGCATGTACCGCGAACATGACAACCCACTCTTTGATTACATCCAGCGTCGTGGCCGTGAACGACACAATCTGGACTCTCTCGCTGTGGAGCGCGAAGACGTGCGCGGCATGTTCAAAGTTCTGCGAGCCGGGCGCGCTATCTGGTACGCGCCGGACCAGGACTACGGCGCCAAACAAAGTGTGTTTGTGCCGTTCTTTGGTATTGCGGCCGCCACGGTAACGGCCACCAGCAAGTTCGCCAAGCTGGGCCGCGCCATAGTGATTCCGTTTACTCAGCAGCGTTTGGATGACGGCAGCGGTTATCGGCTGGTGATTCATCCGCCGTTGAGCGATTTTCCAGGCGAAAGCGATGAGGTCGATTGCTTACGGATCAACCAGTTTGTAGAGCGCGCCGTCTTGGAATGTCCGGCCCAATATCTGTGGGCTCATCGACGCTTCAAAAGCCGACCACCGGGGGAGCCGAAGCTGTATAAGAGGCGGGATCTTCAAAAGAAAGGTTAA
- the minC gene encoding septum site-determining protein MinC, with translation MSQIELHDQDPVFQLKGSMLAITVLELARNNLEALDRQLAAKVALAPNFFSNTPLVLALDKLPAGEGAVDLPGLMRVCRQHGLRTLAIRANRIEDIAAAIAIDLPVLPPSGARERPLEPAEGDTVKKKPEKPPEPTLKPTKIITSPVRGGQQIYAQGCDLVVIASVSPGAELLADGNIHVYGPMRGRALAGIKGDTKARIFCQQLGAELVSIAGQYKVSEDLRRDPLWGAGVQVSLSGDVLNITRL, from the coding sequence ATGAGCCAAATCGAATTGCACGACCAGGATCCAGTGTTCCAGTTGAAGGGCAGCATGCTCGCCATCACGGTGCTTGAGCTGGCCCGAAACAACCTCGAAGCCCTTGATCGCCAACTGGCGGCAAAGGTCGCCCTGGCCCCCAACTTTTTCAGCAATACGCCGTTGGTATTGGCGCTAGACAAGCTGCCCGCTGGCGAAGGTGCGGTGGACTTGCCGGGCCTGATGCGCGTTTGCCGTCAACATGGCTTACGCACTTTGGCTATTCGCGCCAATCGCATTGAAGACATCGCGGCCGCGATCGCCATTGATCTGCCAGTGTTGCCGCCGTCCGGTGCTCGGGAACGACCGCTGGAGCCTGCCGAGGGCGATACGGTTAAGAAAAAACCCGAAAAACCACCTGAGCCGACGCTCAAACCGACCAAGATCATTACCTCCCCTGTGCGCGGCGGCCAGCAGATTTATGCCCAAGGCTGCGACCTGGTGGTCATCGCCTCGGTCAGCCCCGGCGCGGAACTTCTGGCCGATGGCAACATCCATGTGTATGGCCCAATGCGCGGTAGAGCGCTGGCCGGAATCAAGGGTGACACCAAGGCCCGGATTTTCTGCCAGCAGTTGGGTGCTGAACTGGTCTCCATCGCTGGGCAATACAAGGTGTCCGAGGATCTGCGCAGAGATCCGCTGTGGGGTGCCGGGGTACAGGTAAGCCTGTCCGGTGACGTGTTGAACATCACCCGTCTTTAA
- the minD gene encoding septum site-determining protein MinD — protein MAKILVVTSGKGGVGKTTTSAAIGTGLALRGHRTVIVDFDVGLRNLDLIMGCERRVVYDFVNVVNGEATLTQALIKDKRLENLYVLAASQTRDKDALTLEGVEKILMELKDTFEYVVCDSPAGIEKGAHLAMYFADEAIVVTNPEVSSVRDSDRMLGLLASKSRRAEKGEEPIKEHLLLTRYNPERVTKGEMLGVEDVEEILAIRLLGVIPESQAVLKASNQGIPVILDDQSDAGQAYSDAVDRLLGKEVAHRFIDAQKKGWFQRVFGGRE, from the coding sequence TTGGCCAAGATTCTCGTGGTTACATCCGGCAAGGGTGGTGTGGGTAAGACCACCACCAGCGCCGCTATCGGTACCGGTCTCGCTTTGCGCGGCCACAGAACAGTGATTGTCGACTTCGACGTCGGCTTGCGTAACCTGGATTTGATCATGGGCTGTGAACGCCGTGTGGTGTACGACTTCGTTAACGTGGTAAACGGCGAAGCGACACTTACCCAGGCCTTGATCAAAGACAAGCGCCTGGAAAATCTTTACGTGCTGGCCGCCAGCCAGACTCGCGATAAAGACGCACTGACCCTAGAGGGCGTTGAAAAAATCCTTATGGAGTTGAAGGACACGTTCGAATACGTAGTCTGCGACTCCCCGGCAGGCATCGAAAAAGGCGCGCACCTGGCGATGTATTTCGCCGACGAAGCCATTGTCGTGACCAACCCGGAAGTGTCTTCGGTGCGTGACTCGGACCGTATGCTTGGTCTGCTGGCAAGCAAGTCCCGTCGGGCCGAGAAAGGCGAAGAGCCGATTAAGGAGCACTTGCTGCTGACTCGATACAACCCTGAGCGCGTCACTAAAGGTGAGATGCTCGGCGTTGAAGACGTTGAAGAAATCCTCGCCATCCGCTTGCTGGGCGTGATCCCGGAGTCGCAAGCGGTACTGAAGGCGTCCAACCAGGGCATCCCGGTCATTCTTGATGACCAGAGCGACGCCGGTCAGGCCTACAGCGATGCTGTAGACCGTTTACTGGGCAAAGAAGTGGCACACCGGTTTATTGATGCGCAAAAGAAGGGTTGGTTTCAGCGAGTCTTTGGAGGTCGTGAATGA
- the minE gene encoding cell division topological specificity factor MinE, with product MNIFDFFRDRKKESTASVAKERLQIIVAHERGQRSTPDYLPALQKELVEVIRKYVNIESDQVHVALESQGSCSILELNITLPDR from the coding sequence ATGAATATTTTTGACTTCTTTCGTGACCGCAAAAAAGAAAGCACAGCCTCGGTAGCGAAAGAGCGTCTACAGATCATCGTGGCGCATGAACGCGGCCAACGTAGCACCCCGGATTACCTGCCTGCGCTACAAAAAGAGCTGGTAGAAGTGATCCGCAAGTACGTCAACATCGAGTCTGACCAAGTGCATGTCGCTCTGGAAAGCCAAGGCAGTTGTTCCATTCTGGAACTCAATATCACCCTTCCAGATCGTTGA
- a CDS encoding RluA family pseudouridine synthase — protein MPLSNIRFIHQDAGVLVVDKPTLLLSVPGRADDNKDCLITRLQENGYPEARIVHRLDWETSGIILLARDADTHRELSRQFHDRETEKAYTALCWGQPELDSGSIDLPLRYDPPTKPRHVVDHEFGKHALTFWKVLERCGDYCRVELTPVTGRSHQLRVHMLSIGHPLLGDGLYAHPQALAAFPRLCLHASMLSFTHPQTGERLRFECPAPF, from the coding sequence ATGCCGTTGTCGAACATCCGCTTCATTCATCAGGACGCCGGCGTTCTGGTGGTCGATAAGCCGACCCTGCTGCTTTCCGTCCCCGGCCGTGCCGATGACAACAAGGATTGCCTGATTACCCGCCTGCAGGAAAACGGTTACCCAGAAGCCCGCATCGTCCATCGTCTGGATTGGGAAACCTCGGGCATCATCCTGCTGGCCCGAGACGCCGATACCCATCGCGAGCTGTCGCGGCAGTTTCATGACCGCGAAACCGAAAAGGCTTACACCGCGCTGTGCTGGGGCCAACCGGAGCTGGACAGCGGCAGCATCGATTTACCGTTGCGTTACGACCCCCCGACCAAACCCCGGCACGTGGTTGATCATGAATTCGGAAAGCACGCGCTGACGTTTTGGAAAGTGCTTGAGCGTTGTGGCGATTATTGCCGCGTGGAACTGACGCCTGTTACAGGGCGTTCGCACCAATTACGAGTGCATATGCTGTCAATCGGCCATCCGTTGTTGGGCGATGGGTTGTACGCGCATCCGCAAGCGCTGGCGGCCTTCCCGCGCCTTTGCCTGCACGCCAGCATGCTGAGCTTCACCCATCCACAAACTGGCGAACGTTTGCGTTTTGAGTGCCCTGCGCCGTTTTAA
- a CDS encoding M18 family aminopeptidase — MREALNQGLIDFLKASPTPFHATASLVQRLEAAGYQRLDERETWTTEAGGRYYVTRNDSAIVAFKLGHLSPVIGGIRLVGAHTDSPCLRVKPQPELQRQGFWQLGVEVYGGALLAPWFDRDLSLAGRVTFRRDGKVESQLIDFQLPIAVIPSLAIHLNRTANEGWAINAQNELPPILAQVAGDERVDFRALLTDQLAREHGLNADVVLDYELSFYDTQSAAVIGLHGDFIAGARLDNLLSCFAGLQALLSTETDETCLLVCTDHEEVGSSSTCGADGPMLEQILQRLMPDAEDYVRTIQKSLLISADNAHGIHPNYAEKHDSNHGPKLNAGPVIKVNNNQRYATSSETAGFFRHLCMAQEVPVQSFVMRSDMACGSTIGPITASHLGVRTVDIGLPTFAMHSIRELAGSQDLAHLVKVLTAFYASHDLP; from the coding sequence ATGCGCGAAGCGCTGAATCAAGGCCTGATCGATTTTCTCAAGGCCTCCCCTACCCCTTTTCATGCCACCGCCAGCCTAGTCCAACGTCTGGAAGCGGCCGGTTATCAGCGTCTCGATGAGCGCGAGACCTGGACCACCGAAGCCGGCGGGCGGTATTACGTAACCCGTAACGATTCGGCAATTGTCGCGTTCAAGCTGGGCCACCTCTCACCCGTGATCGGCGGCATCCGACTCGTCGGCGCGCACACCGACAGCCCTTGCTTGCGGGTCAAGCCACAGCCTGAGCTGCAACGTCAGGGCTTCTGGCAGTTGGGGGTCGAAGTATATGGAGGTGCGTTGCTCGCCCCGTGGTTCGACCGCGACTTGTCGCTGGCAGGTCGGGTGACCTTCCGCCGTGACGGAAAGGTCGAAAGCCAACTGATCGATTTCCAGCTGCCCATCGCCGTCATTCCAAGCCTTGCGATCCACCTCAACCGCACCGCCAATGAAGGCTGGGCGATCAATGCCCAAAATGAGTTGCCGCCAATTCTGGCACAGGTCGCCGGTGATGAACGCGTAGACTTCCGCGCCTTACTTACCGATCAACTGGCCCGCGAACACGGCTTGAACGCCGATGTGGTGCTGGACTACGAACTGAGTTTCTACGACACCCAAAGTGCGGCTGTTATTGGTCTGCACGGAGATTTTATTGCCGGTGCACGGCTCGACAACCTGCTGTCGTGCTTTGCCGGTTTGCAAGCATTGCTGTCCACCGAAACCGACGAGACGTGCCTGCTGGTGTGTACTGACCACGAGGAAGTCGGCTCGTCCTCTACCTGTGGCGCAGATGGCCCGATGCTGGAGCAGATCCTTCAGCGCCTGATGCCCGATGCCGAAGATTACGTAAGGACAATCCAAAAATCGCTGCTGATCTCGGCGGACAACGCCCATGGCATTCACCCGAACTACGCAGAGAAGCACGACAGCAATCACGGCCCCAAACTCAACGCCGGCCCCGTGATCAAGGTCAACAATAACCAGCGTTACGCCACCAGCAGCGAAACCGCGGGTTTCTTCCGCCATTTGTGCATGGCGCAAGAAGTCCCGGTGCAGAGCTTTGTGATGCGCAGCGACATGGCGTGCGGCTCGACCATCGGGCCGATCACGGCCAGTCATTTGGGAGTTCGCACCGTGGACATCGGCTTGCCAACCTTCGCCATGCACTCGATCCGTGAACTAGCGGGCAGCCAGGACCTGGCGCATCTGGTAAAAGTATTAACGGCGTTTTACGCGAGCCATGATTTGCCATGA
- a CDS encoding mechanosensitive ion channel domain-containing protein: protein MPVFLRAFLLCLLGLLPFTTAHALTLPGILAESSKAQPQAQEPLGQSLDDVIKTLENDQQRTKLLDDLKKLRDNTRKAQPPAETGVLGLIGSTLSSFETQFSGEDSPANRWSEELFLARQEFVALTPPADQWLPVILGFAVVLTIWGLLAAGLIWFGHRVRVRYGLSEDLPQNPRIWDMLRFALRKLGPWLVALIITVYLSYSLPSSLGKDLAMVLAYALVVGTLFSAVCVIAFSLLDGPHRHRALFILRHQAFRPLWTIGSFAAFGEALSDPRLIASLGEHLAHTAATFANVMAAISTGLFILRFRRPIAHLIRNQPLARRLTRRALSDTIEILGTYWYVPALMLVGVSLFATFFSAGDTSTALREALICTVLLVLCMVINGLVRRHALRPHHGYKRHALYSERLKNFVYTLAHLSVWLLFTELGLRVWGLSLIRFAEGDGHEIVVKLFSLGGTLLFAWLVWILSDTAVHHALTRSRKGVANARAQTMMPLIRNVLFVAIFIIALIVALANMGMNVTPLLAGAGVIGLAIGFGAQSLVADLITGLFIIIEDSLAIDDYVDVGGHMGTVEGLTIRTVRLRDIDGIVHTIPFSEIKSIKNYSREFGYAIFRIAIPFNMNIDDAIKIIREVGHKMRADPLERRSIWSPLEIQGIESFESGSAILRARFKTAPIKQWEVSRAFNLMLKRHLDEAGLDLATPRLSVQVNALAGNVTTVET, encoded by the coding sequence GTGCCTGTTTTTCTTCGCGCGTTCCTGCTCTGCCTTCTGGGTTTGCTGCCCTTCACCACCGCTCATGCGCTAACCCTGCCGGGCATTCTTGCGGAGTCGTCAAAAGCCCAGCCTCAAGCGCAAGAGCCACTAGGGCAATCGCTGGACGATGTGATCAAGACTCTGGAAAACGATCAACAGCGCACTAAGCTGCTCGATGACCTGAAAAAGCTTCGCGACAACACCCGAAAAGCCCAACCCCCGGCAGAGACAGGCGTGCTAGGCCTAATCGGCAGCACCCTCAGCAGCTTCGAGACGCAGTTTTCAGGCGAAGACAGCCCGGCCAATCGTTGGTCCGAAGAACTCTTCTTGGCACGACAGGAGTTCGTCGCGCTTACGCCACCGGCTGATCAATGGTTACCGGTGATCCTAGGTTTCGCGGTTGTGCTCACAATTTGGGGCCTATTGGCGGCGGGGCTGATCTGGTTCGGCCACCGGGTGCGCGTTCGTTATGGTCTGTCAGAAGACCTGCCACAAAACCCGCGAATCTGGGACATGCTGCGCTTCGCCCTGCGAAAGTTGGGGCCGTGGCTGGTGGCACTGATCATCACAGTGTACTTGAGCTATTCGCTGCCCTCCTCGCTGGGCAAAGACCTGGCAATGGTGTTGGCCTACGCGCTGGTGGTCGGCACATTGTTTTCTGCAGTGTGCGTGATTGCCTTCTCGCTGCTGGACGGTCCCCATCGCCACCGCGCACTGTTTATTCTGCGCCATCAAGCGTTTAGGCCGCTGTGGACCATCGGCAGTTTTGCAGCGTTCGGCGAAGCGTTAAGCGACCCACGCTTGATTGCCAGCCTCGGCGAGCATCTGGCGCATACCGCCGCGACGTTCGCCAATGTCATGGCGGCGATCTCCACCGGGCTATTCATTCTGCGTTTCCGCCGACCTATTGCGCACTTGATTCGCAATCAGCCGCTGGCTCGCCGTCTGACTCGCCGAGCGTTGAGCGACACCATTGAAATTCTCGGCACCTATTGGTACGTGCCCGCGCTGATGTTGGTCGGCGTGTCATTGTTTGCGACCTTTTTTTCGGCCGGCGATACCAGCACCGCCTTGCGTGAGGCGTTGATTTGCACGGTACTGCTGGTGCTGTGCATGGTCATCAACGGCTTGGTACGGCGCCATGCATTGCGCCCGCATCACGGCTACAAACGCCATGCGCTGTACTCTGAACGGCTGAAAAACTTCGTCTACACCTTGGCACACCTTTCGGTTTGGCTGCTGTTTACCGAGCTGGGCCTGCGCGTGTGGGGGCTGTCATTGATCCGCTTTGCCGAGGGCGACGGACACGAAATTGTGGTCAAGTTGTTTAGTCTCGGTGGCACCTTGTTGTTCGCATGGCTGGTCTGGATTCTTAGCGACACCGCCGTGCATCACGCACTGACCCGCTCGCGAAAAGGCGTGGCCAACGCCCGAGCACAAACCATGATGCCGCTGATCCGCAACGTGCTGTTCGTGGCCATTTTCATCATCGCGCTGATAGTCGCGCTGGCGAACATGGGCATGAACGTGACCCCGCTGCTGGCCGGCGCGGGCGTCATCGGCCTGGCCATCGGCTTCGGCGCGCAATCATTGGTGGCGGACTTGATCACTGGCCTGTTCATCATCATCGAGGACTCGTTGGCCATCGATGACTACGTGGACGTTGGCGGGCACATGGGCACAGTAGAAGGGCTGACCATTCGCACCGTACGTTTGCGCGACATTGACGGCATTGTTCACACCATCCCGTTCAGCGAAATCAAGAGCATCAAAAACTACTCGCGGGAATTTGGTTACGCGATCTTCCGCATCGCCATTCCGTTCAACATGAACATCGATGACGCCATAAAGATAATCCGCGAGGTCGGACACAAAATGCGCGCCGACCCACTGGAACGACGCAGTATCTGGTCACCGCTAGAGATTCAGGGCATCGAAAGTTTTGAATCTGGCAGTGCCATATTGCGGGCGCGCTTCAAGACGGCGCCGATCAAACAATGGGAAGTGTCGCGGGCGTTCAATTTGATGTTGAAGCGACATCTGGATGAAGCGGGGCTGGATCTGGCGACGCCGAGGTTGAGTGTGCAGGTGAACGCGCTGGCGGGCAACGTGACAACAGTGGAAACATAA
- a CDS encoding UTRA domain-containing protein, translated as MREDAPKAVTAIGLALQEQIEHGLLPPSSKLPAERKLSELFDTTRITVREALLQLEAQGLVYREERRGWFISPPRLAYDLMRRSHFHAMVRAQGRVAETQVISARLLPASAQMCGLLQLPAFSSVIQICRARRIDQRLVLYVEHYLNPEYFPQILNFDLNQSLTELYASHYGIRYGKVRFEMVPTALQIDAAAALKVSLGSPGLRIERVNHDQQGRLIDCDIEYWRHDAIHVSAVVEG; from the coding sequence ATGCGCGAAGATGCTCCAAAAGCGGTGACAGCCATCGGTCTGGCCTTGCAGGAACAGATTGAACACGGTCTTTTACCACCCAGTAGCAAATTGCCCGCCGAGCGCAAGCTCAGCGAACTGTTCGACACCACACGCATCACGGTGCGCGAAGCATTGTTGCAATTGGAAGCGCAGGGGTTGGTGTACCGCGAAGAACGGCGTGGCTGGTTTATTTCACCGCCGCGCCTGGCTTATGATTTGATGCGCCGTAGTCACTTTCACGCCATGGTTAGGGCTCAGGGCCGGGTGGCTGAAACCCAAGTGATTTCTGCGCGCCTGCTACCGGCGTCGGCGCAGATGTGCGGGTTGCTGCAACTGCCGGCATTTTCCAGCGTGATCCAGATCTGCAGAGCGCGGCGGATCGATCAACGATTAGTGCTGTATGTGGAGCACTACCTCAATCCGGAGTATTTTCCACAGATACTGAACTTCGATCTGAATCAATCCCTGACCGAGTTATATGCGAGCCACTATGGCATTCGGTACGGGAAGGTTCGCTTTGAAATGGTCCCGACCGCGTTACAGATCGACGCGGCAGCGGCGTTGAAAGTGTCGCTGGGTAGCCCAGGCTTACGCATCGAACGGGTTAACCATGATCAGCAGGGCAGGCTGATTGACTGCGATATCGAATATTGGCGGCATGATGCGATACATGTGAGCGCGGTGGTGGAGGGCTAA
- a CDS encoding ABC transporter substrate-binding protein, translating to MKHIFLASLLSSTIALCTAATAAETDLQTLEAAAKAEGAVNSVGMPDDWANWKGTWDDLAKTYGLKHIDTDMSSAQEVAKFAAEKDNASADIGDVGAAFGPIAVKQGVTQPYKPSTWAQVPDWAKDKDGNWALAYTGTIAFIINKKLLHGSDAPKSWADLEKGKYKVSIGDVSTAAQAANGVLAAAIAKGGDEKNIEPALLMFNKLAKEGRLSLANPTIAAMEKGEIEVGVVWDFNGLSYRNKMVNKDDYEVLIPSDGSVISGYTTIINKYAKHPNAAKLTREYIFSDAGQINLARGNARPIRADHLKLPADVQAKLLPNEQYKNVTPIKDADAWEKTAKSLPKKWNEQVIIDMK from the coding sequence ATGAAACATATTTTCCTGGCATCACTGTTAAGTTCGACCATTGCCCTGTGCACCGCAGCCACGGCAGCAGAAACCGACTTGCAAACCCTGGAGGCCGCCGCCAAAGCGGAAGGTGCGGTTAATAGCGTCGGCATGCCCGATGACTGGGCCAACTGGAAAGGCACGTGGGACGACCTGGCCAAAACCTATGGCCTGAAACACATCGACACCGACATGAGCTCGGCGCAAGAAGTCGCCAAGTTTGCGGCGGAAAAAGACAACGCCAGTGCGGACATCGGTGATGTTGGCGCCGCATTCGGGCCTATCGCTGTGAAGCAGGGCGTCACCCAGCCGTACAAACCAAGTACCTGGGCTCAAGTCCCGGATTGGGCTAAAGACAAAGACGGTAACTGGGCCCTGGCCTACACCGGCACCATCGCGTTCATCATCAACAAGAAATTGCTGCACGGTTCCGACGCCCCGAAAAGCTGGGCTGATCTGGAGAAAGGCAAATACAAAGTCTCCATCGGTGACGTAAGCACCGCCGCTCAAGCCGCCAATGGTGTGCTGGCTGCCGCGATTGCCAAAGGTGGCGATGAAAAGAACATCGAACCGGCGCTATTGATGTTCAACAAGCTCGCAAAGGAAGGTCGTTTGTCACTGGCTAACCCGACCATTGCCGCCATGGAAAAAGGCGAAATCGAAGTCGGCGTCGTTTGGGACTTTAACGGTTTGAGCTATCGCAACAAGATGGTCAATAAAGACGACTACGAGGTGCTGATCCCGTCTGACGGCTCAGTAATTTCAGGCTATACCACCATTATCAACAAATACGCCAAGCACCCGAATGCAGCCAAACTAACGCGTGAATACATCTTCAGTGATGCAGGCCAAATCAACTTGGCACGAGGCAATGCGCGTCCAATCCGCGCTGATCACTTGAAGCTGCCCGCTGACGTGCAGGCTAAACTGTTGCCCAACGAGCAATACAAGAACGTGACACCGATCAAAGATGCAGACGCTTGGGAAAAAACCGCCAAGTCGTTGCCGAAGAAGTGGAACGAGCAAGTCATTATTGACATGAAGTAA